A genomic region of Rhipicephalus sanguineus isolate Rsan-2018 chromosome 3, BIME_Rsan_1.4, whole genome shotgun sequence contains the following coding sequences:
- the LOC125757927 gene encoding complement C3-like encodes MTTLTRSLEKLPTELPGMAGPRVQIKSLEDNVTGMAILDVGLMTGFKPITADLDKLVVNRTVDHYELSQRSVVLYLQTIPADRDVCVEFDLNQEFAVGKLQSSSVKAYAYYNPDISCTKFYAPNSTSPLLKMKCDDPGQSDVCTCLEESLLNKLKGT; translated from the exons atgaccacgctcacgcggtCGCTCGAGAAATTGCCCACCGAGCTGCCCGGCATGGCGGGGCCGAGAGTCCAGATCAA GTCCCTCGAGGACAATGTGACAGGCATGGCCATACTAGACGTCGGACTAATGACAGGATTTAAGCCCATAACAGCCGACTTGGATAAG CTTGTCGTCAACAGAACCGTGGATCACTATGAGCTGAGCCAAAGGAGCGTGGTGCTTTACCTCCAAACCATTCCGGCAGACAGAGACGTGTGCGTCGAGTTCGACCTGAACCAAGAATTTGCCGTGGGCAAGCTGCAGTCAAGCTCCGTCAAAGCCTACGCGTACTACAATCCTG ATATATCGTGCACCAAGTTCTATGCACCGAACAGCACTAGCCCTTTGCTGAAGATGAAGTGCGACGATCCGGGACAGTCGGATGTTTGCACGTGCTTGGAGG AGTCGCTTCTAAACAAGCTAAAGGGCACCTAG